One genomic segment of Alicycliphilus denitrificans K601 includes these proteins:
- the trpB gene encoding tryptophan synthase subunit beta — protein MTASTDFAPMPDAQGFFGPYGGQLVPPHLKQAMDDINAAYAEITRRQDFQDELAQLFADYVGRPSPIFHARRLSEQLGGAQIHLKREDLNHTGAHKINHCLGEALLAKFMGKKKVIAETGAGQHGVALATACALVGIPCEIHMGQVDIEKEHPNVTKMRILGCKLVAVTRGAATLKEAVDSAFEEYLTNPTDYLYAIGSVVGPHPFPMMVRDFQSIVGREAREQFQARHGRLPDYVAACVGGGSNAMGIFTAFLNDTGVKLVGVEPSGEGTDKPGRHAATLSMGKPGEIHGMKCYVLEDAAGQPAAVHSIASGLDYPGVGPQHSYLKDIGRVQYEAVTDKECLEAFMTLSRVEGIIPALESAHAVAWAMRVAPGLPKDQHILVNLSGRGDKDADYVAKVLGI, from the coding sequence ATGACTGCCTCTACCGACTTCGCCCCCATGCCCGACGCCCAGGGCTTCTTTGGTCCCTATGGCGGCCAGCTGGTGCCGCCGCACCTCAAGCAGGCTATGGACGACATCAACGCCGCCTATGCCGAAATCACCCGCCGGCAGGACTTCCAGGACGAGCTGGCGCAGCTGTTTGCCGACTACGTGGGCCGGCCCAGCCCGATCTTCCACGCCAGGCGGCTGTCGGAGCAGCTGGGCGGCGCGCAGATCCACCTCAAGCGCGAGGACCTGAACCACACCGGCGCGCACAAGATCAACCACTGCCTGGGCGAGGCCCTGCTGGCCAAGTTCATGGGCAAGAAGAAGGTGATCGCCGAGACCGGCGCCGGCCAGCACGGCGTGGCGCTGGCCACGGCCTGCGCGCTGGTGGGCATTCCGTGCGAGATCCACATGGGCCAGGTGGACATCGAGAAGGAGCACCCCAACGTCACCAAGATGCGCATCCTGGGCTGCAAGCTCGTGGCGGTGACGCGCGGCGCGGCCACGCTGAAGGAGGCCGTGGACAGCGCCTTCGAGGAATACCTGACCAACCCCACCGACTACCTCTACGCCATCGGCTCGGTCGTCGGCCCGCACCCGTTCCCGATGATGGTGCGCGACTTCCAGAGCATCGTCGGCCGCGAGGCGCGCGAGCAGTTCCAGGCCAGGCATGGCCGCCTGCCCGACTACGTGGCGGCCTGCGTGGGCGGCGGCAGCAACGCCATGGGCATCTTCACGGCCTTCTTGAACGATACCGGCGTGAAGCTGGTGGGCGTAGAGCCCTCGGGCGAAGGCACGGACAAGCCCGGCCGCCACGCGGCGACGCTGAGCATGGGCAAGCCCGGCGAGATCCACGGCATGAAGTGCTACGTGCTGGAAGACGCCGCAGGCCAGCCGGCCGCGGTGCACAGCATCGCCTCCGGCCTGGACTACCCCGGCGTGGGCCCGCAGCACAGCTACCTCAAGGACATCGGCCGCGTGCAGTACGAGGCGGTGACCGACAAGGAATGCCTGGAGGCATTCATGACCTTGTCGCGCGTGGAGGGCATCATCCCCGCGCTGGAGAGCGCCCACGCCGTGGCCTGGGCCATGCGCGTGGCGCCCGGCCTGCCGAAGGACCAGCACATCCTGGTCAACCTCTCGGGCCGCGGCGACAAGGACGCGGACTACGTGGCCAAGGTGCTGGGCATCTGA
- a CDS encoding YggL family protein — translation MALPPNKERSRRLRKKMRVGEFQEFGFEYELKVRQALAPEQEEALMDRFVRELLVPRNLAAAGWVREGFVTAFARGSATEDDRQATQAWLAAQPEVAEATVSALKDAWYLED, via the coding sequence ATGGCCCTGCCACCCAACAAAGAACGCAGCCGCCGCCTTCGCAAGAAGATGCGCGTGGGCGAATTCCAGGAGTTCGGCTTCGAGTACGAGCTGAAAGTCCGGCAGGCCCTGGCACCCGAGCAGGAAGAGGCGCTGATGGACCGCTTTGTGCGCGAGCTGCTCGTGCCCCGCAACCTGGCCGCCGCCGGCTGGGTGCGCGAGGGCTTCGTCACGGCGTTCGCGCGCGGCTCCGCCACCGAGGACGACCGCCAAGCCACGCAGGCCTGGCTGGCCGCCCAGCCCGAGGTGGCCGAGGCCACGGTGAGCGCGCTCAAGGACGCGTGGTACTTGGAGGACTGA
- the garD gene encoding galactarate dehydratase: MNTQAPLSITMHPADNVAIVANDGGLPAGAVLPGGLVLLDRVPQAHKVALVGIPEGGAVRRYNVVIGYALRPIPAGSWVHERLLRMPDARALDGLPIATIRPAPQEPLAGYTFEGYRNADGSVGTRNILAITQTVQCVAGVTAFAVQRIKAELLPRYPHVDDVVALEHGYGCGVAIDAPDAAVPIRTLRNISLNPNFGGELMVVSLGCEKLQPERLLPPGSIPLVDERNVADVGASADSVLDVVCLQDEAHVGFMSMVESILRQAEAHLARLNARRRETVPASALVVGVQCGGSDAFSGVTANPAVGFCADLLVRAGATVMFSEVTEVRDGIDQLTARAATPEVAQALIDQMAWYDAYLARGRVDRSANTTPGNKKGGLSNIVEKAMGSIVKSGSAPISGVVAPGERAARKGLLYAATPASDFICGTLQLAAGMNLHVFTTGRGTPYGLAACPVIKVATRSDLARRWHDLMDVNAGRIADGEASIEDVGWELFHLMLDVASGRRKTWAEQWKLHNQLVLFNPAPVT; this comes from the coding sequence ATGAATACCCAAGCCCCGCTTTCCATCACCATGCATCCGGCAGACAACGTCGCCATCGTCGCCAACGACGGCGGCCTGCCCGCGGGCGCCGTGCTGCCCGGCGGCCTGGTGCTGCTCGACAGGGTGCCCCAGGCGCACAAGGTGGCGCTGGTGGGCATCCCCGAGGGCGGCGCGGTGCGCCGCTACAACGTGGTCATAGGCTATGCGCTGCGGCCCATACCGGCCGGCAGCTGGGTGCACGAGCGCCTGCTCAGGATGCCCGATGCGCGCGCGCTGGACGGCCTGCCCATCGCCACCATCCGCCCCGCGCCGCAGGAGCCGCTGGCCGGCTACACCTTCGAGGGCTACCGCAACGCCGACGGCTCGGTGGGCACGCGCAACATCCTGGCCATCACGCAGACGGTGCAGTGCGTGGCCGGGGTGACGGCCTTTGCCGTGCAGCGCATCAAGGCCGAGCTGCTGCCCAGGTACCCCCATGTGGACGACGTGGTGGCGCTGGAGCACGGCTACGGCTGCGGCGTCGCCATCGACGCGCCGGACGCGGCGGTGCCCATCCGCACGCTGCGCAACATCAGCCTGAACCCGAACTTCGGCGGCGAGCTGATGGTGGTGAGCCTGGGCTGCGAGAAGCTGCAGCCCGAGCGCCTGCTGCCGCCGGGCAGCATCCCGCTGGTCGATGAGCGCAACGTGGCCGACGTGGGCGCCAGCGCCGATTCGGTGCTGGACGTGGTGTGCCTGCAGGACGAGGCGCATGTCGGCTTCATGTCCATGGTCGAGTCCATCCTGCGCCAGGCCGAGGCGCACCTGGCGCGCCTGAACGCGCGCCGGCGCGAAACGGTGCCGGCCAGCGCGCTGGTGGTGGGCGTGCAGTGCGGCGGCAGCGACGCCTTCAGCGGCGTGACGGCCAACCCGGCCGTGGGCTTCTGCGCCGACCTGTTGGTGCGCGCCGGCGCCACCGTGATGTTCAGCGAGGTGACGGAGGTGCGCGACGGCATCGACCAGCTCACCGCGCGCGCCGCCACGCCCGAGGTGGCGCAGGCCTTGATCGACCAGATGGCCTGGTACGACGCCTATCTGGCGCGCGGCCGCGTGGACCGCAGCGCCAACACCACGCCGGGCAACAAGAAGGGCGGGCTGTCCAACATCGTCGAGAAGGCCATGGGCTCCATCGTCAAGAGCGGCAGCGCGCCGATCTCCGGCGTCGTTGCCCCGGGCGAGCGGGCGGCGCGAAAGGGCCTGCTCTACGCCGCTACGCCGGCCAGCGACTTCATCTGCGGCACGCTGCAGCTGGCCGCCGGCATGAACCTGCACGTGTTCACCACCGGGCGTGGCACGCCCTACGGCTTGGCCGCGTGCCCGGTCATCAAGGTGGCCACGCGCAGCGACCTGGCGCGGCGCTGGCACGACCTGATGGACGTGAACGCCGGCCGCATCGCCGACGGCGAGGCCAGCATTGAGGACGTGGGCTGGGAGCTGTTCCACCTCATGCTTGACGTGGCCAGCGGCCGCAGGAAGACCTGGGCGGAGCAGTGGAAGCTGCACAACCAGTTGGTGCTGTTCAACCCCGCGCCGGTGACCTGA
- a CDS encoding Bug family tripartite tricarboxylate transporter substrate binding protein: protein MQRRTFIHHTLAASAALLGGSQAMPAMAQAPWPTGKAITYVVPFPPGGNTDTLARVIAQPLSQALGTPVVIDNKGGAGGSIGSALAARAPADGYTILGGTISSHAINVSLYAKLDYDPVKSFSPVAMLGSGPLVLVVPAASPYKTLADVLAASKAKAAAGGLSSASPGTGTSPHMALELLAYQSGVKFTHVPYKGSGPAVQDVIGGQVDMMFDTTLIVGPHIQSGKLRPIAVTSSRRLESLPDVPTIAEAGQKGFDMGSWQAVFAPAGTPKAIVDRLHAEIMKIVATPEVQARLKSFGMIPSTMTPAELGAYQKAEVAKWAQVIKAAGIKAD from the coding sequence ATGCAACGCCGCACCTTCATCCACCACACCCTCGCCGCCAGCGCCGCGCTGCTGGGCGGCTCGCAGGCCATGCCCGCCATGGCGCAGGCTCCCTGGCCCACGGGCAAGGCCATCACCTACGTGGTGCCCTTTCCGCCCGGCGGCAACACCGACACCCTGGCGCGCGTGATCGCCCAGCCCCTGAGCCAGGCGCTGGGCACGCCCGTGGTCATCGACAACAAGGGCGGCGCCGGCGGCAGCATAGGCTCGGCCCTTGCCGCGCGCGCGCCGGCCGACGGCTACACCATCCTCGGCGGCACCATCAGCTCGCACGCCATCAACGTGAGCCTGTACGCCAAGCTGGACTACGATCCCGTCAAGTCCTTCTCGCCCGTCGCCATGCTGGGCTCCGGCCCGCTGGTGCTGGTGGTGCCGGCGGCCAGCCCCTACAAGACGCTTGCCGACGTGCTGGCCGCGAGCAAGGCCAAGGCCGCGGCGGGCGGGCTGTCCTCGGCCTCGCCGGGCACGGGCACATCGCCGCACATGGCGCTGGAGCTGCTGGCCTACCAGTCGGGCGTGAAGTTCACGCACGTGCCCTACAAGGGCAGCGGCCCGGCTGTGCAGGACGTGATCGGCGGCCAGGTGGACATGATGTTCGACACCACGCTGATCGTCGGCCCCCACATCCAGTCCGGCAAGCTGCGCCCCATCGCCGTGACCAGCTCCAGGCGCCTGGAGTCGCTGCCCGACGTGCCCACCATCGCCGAAGCGGGCCAGAAGGGCTTCGACATGGGCTCCTGGCAGGCGGTGTTCGCCCCCGCGGGCACGCCCAAGGCCATCGTGGACCGGCTGCATGCCGAGATCATGAAGATCGTCGCCACGCCCGAGGTGCAGGCGCGCCTCAAGAGCTTCGGCATGATCCCCTCCACCATGACCCCCGCCGAGCTCGGCGCCTACCAGAAGGCCGAGGTGGCCAAGTGGGCGCAGGTGATCAAGGCGGCGGGCATCAAGGCCGATTGA
- a CDS encoding glucarate dehydratase family protein yields the protein MTTSHAIRHIRITPIAFRDPPLLNAAGIHEPWALRSIIEIETASGLVGINESYGDQPMLDALAKAAPALQGLSPWALNEMERRVAALVAPPAQTASEFLGRQVSLAPGTHVSKTVAKVVSAFEVAMLDLQGQLARAPVVDLLGGAAREAVPFSAYLFYKYAEHIDKPYAPDAWGEALTPEQLVAQARRMIGQYGFQSIKLKAGALPPGQEAAGILALAEAFPGTPLRIDPNGNWTVETSLKIVRQLRGVLEYYEDPAPGLDGMAAVARECDVPLATNMVVTDFAEFRRNAEMGCPVKIVLSDHHYWGGLRATQRLSTLCKTFDLGLSMHSNSHLGISLVAMAHLCASVPLLTYACDTHYPWQDEEVVEGGRLRFEQGSLRVPTAPGLGVTLEREALARLHDNYLRCGIRNRDDLAQMRKYDPAFTGRQPRF from the coding sequence ATGACAACCTCCCACGCGATCCGCCACATCCGCATCACGCCCATTGCCTTCCGCGACCCGCCGCTGCTCAACGCGGCGGGCATCCACGAGCCCTGGGCGCTGCGCTCCATCATCGAGATCGAGACGGCCTCGGGCCTGGTCGGCATCAACGAGAGCTATGGCGACCAGCCCATGCTGGATGCGCTGGCCAAGGCCGCGCCGGCGCTGCAAGGGCTCTCGCCCTGGGCTCTCAACGAGATGGAGCGCCGCGTCGCGGCCCTGGTTGCGCCGCCCGCGCAGACGGCCTCGGAATTCCTGGGCCGGCAGGTGTCGCTGGCGCCGGGCACCCATGTCTCCAAGACGGTGGCCAAGGTGGTCAGCGCGTTCGAGGTGGCCATGCTCGACCTGCAGGGCCAGCTGGCCCGGGCGCCGGTGGTCGATCTGCTGGGCGGCGCGGCGCGCGAGGCCGTGCCCTTCTCGGCCTACCTGTTCTACAAGTACGCGGAGCACATCGACAAGCCCTATGCGCCCGACGCCTGGGGCGAGGCGCTCACGCCCGAGCAGCTCGTGGCCCAGGCGCGGCGCATGATCGGGCAGTACGGCTTCCAGAGCATCAAGCTCAAGGCCGGGGCCCTGCCGCCCGGGCAGGAGGCCGCGGGCATCCTGGCACTGGCCGAGGCCTTTCCGGGCACGCCGCTGCGCATAGACCCCAACGGCAACTGGACGGTGGAGACCAGCCTGAAGATCGTGCGGCAGCTGCGCGGCGTGCTGGAGTACTACGAAGACCCGGCCCCGGGCCTGGACGGCATGGCCGCCGTGGCGCGCGAGTGCGACGTGCCGCTGGCGACCAACATGGTCGTCACCGACTTCGCCGAGTTCCGCCGCAACGCCGAGATGGGCTGCCCCGTGAAGATCGTGCTGAGCGACCACCACTACTGGGGCGGTCTGCGCGCCACGCAGCGCCTGTCCACGCTGTGCAAGACCTTCGACCTGGGCCTGTCCATGCACAGCAACTCGCACCTGGGTATCAGCCTGGTGGCCATGGCGCACCTGTGCGCCAGCGTGCCGCTGCTCACCTATGCCTGCGACACGCACTACCCCTGGCAGGACGAGGAGGTCGTCGAGGGCGGCCGCCTGCGCTTCGAGCAGGGCAGCCTGCGCGTGCCCACCGCGCCAGGCCTGGGCGTGACGCTGGAGCGCGAGGCGCTTGCCCGCCTGCACGACAACTACCTGCGCTGCGGCATCCGCAACCGCGACGACCTCGCGCAGATGCGCAAGTACGACCCGGCCTTCACCGGCCGGCAGCCCCGCTTTTGA
- a CDS encoding FadR/GntR family transcriptional regulator — translation MNTPSTGLPESPSSTATPTPSLRGRAGRGGGRSLANLLSEEFENKIRQGLLREGDKLPTESELVRDYDVSRTVVREALSKLQAAGLVETRHGIGTFVLPARDGAGLTLDARELSESVDVLAVLELRISLETEAAGLAAQRRSSEHLQALRDALQAFERHAASGGDTVTHDLAFHLGIAQATGNRYFRDILAHFGALLVPRTRITSLQAPTHAPDYLRRVNREHEEIYNAIERQDADSARAAMRIHLTNSRERLRLAQRASAPRT, via the coding sequence ATGAACACCCCATCCACGGGATTACCCGAATCCCCCTCCTCCACGGCCACGCCCACCCCTTCGCTGCGCGGCCGGGCCGGCCGTGGCGGGGGGCGCAGCCTGGCGAACCTGCTGTCCGAAGAATTCGAGAACAAGATCCGCCAGGGCCTGCTGCGCGAAGGGGACAAGCTGCCCACCGAGTCCGAGCTGGTGCGGGACTACGACGTGAGCCGCACCGTCGTGCGCGAAGCCCTGTCCAAGCTGCAGGCCGCGGGCCTGGTGGAGACGCGCCACGGCATAGGCACCTTCGTGCTGCCCGCGCGGGACGGCGCGGGCCTGACCCTCGACGCGCGCGAGCTGAGCGAGTCGGTGGACGTGCTGGCCGTGCTGGAGCTGCGCATCAGCCTGGAGACCGAGGCCGCCGGCCTGGCCGCGCAGCGCCGCAGCAGCGAGCACCTGCAGGCCCTGCGCGACGCGCTGCAGGCCTTCGAGCGCCACGCGGCCAGCGGCGGCGACACCGTCACGCACGACCTGGCGTTCCACCTGGGCATCGCCCAGGCCACGGGCAACCGGTATTTCAGGGACATCCTGGCGCACTTCGGCGCCCTGCTGGTCCCGCGCACGCGCATCACCTCGCTGCAGGCGCCCACGCACGCCCCCGACTACCTGCGCCGCGTGAACCGAGAGCACGAGGAGATCTACAACGCCATCGAGCGCCAGGACGCCGACTCGGCCCGCGCGGCCATGCGCATCCACCTGACCAACTCGCGCGAGCGGCTGCGGCTGGCGCAGCGCGCGAGCGCGCCCCGTACCTGA
- a CDS encoding Bug family tripartite tricarboxylate transporter substrate binding protein, translating into MPQHPLTRRAAAIALAGLCAAALPLGAQAAGQWPSRPLKIVVPYPPGGSSDIIARSISQHLSEALGQPVIVDNKPGANGNLGADFVAKAAPDGYTLLLCDLGALAISPSVYTRLAFDPSKDLRGTAMLAYSPHLLVVHPSVKANNLKELVELSKTSDLNFAVTATGSAPHLAGVELARATGAKWVYVPYKGGVQSVQDTVAGQTQVLMNGMLATYPHVQSGKLKLLGVSKRERMPLIGSVPTIAEQGVPGYETGTWQGVMLPAGTPPAIVKRLGETLVAAIRNPEVRARLAGQGAEVVTMSPAEVDRFFAAERARWSKVVQQEKLQLD; encoded by the coding sequence ATGCCCCAGCACCCCCTCACCCGCCGCGCCGCCGCCATCGCCCTCGCCGGCCTGTGCGCCGCCGCGCTGCCCCTTGGCGCCCAGGCCGCCGGCCAGTGGCCCAGCCGCCCCCTGAAGATCGTCGTGCCCTACCCGCCGGGCGGCAGCTCGGACATCATCGCGCGCTCCATCAGCCAGCACCTGTCGGAAGCGCTCGGGCAGCCGGTGATCGTGGACAACAAGCCCGGCGCCAACGGCAACCTGGGCGCCGACTTCGTGGCCAAGGCCGCGCCCGACGGCTACACCCTGCTGCTGTGCGACCTGGGCGCGCTGGCCATCAGCCCCTCGGTCTACACCCGGCTCGCGTTCGACCCGTCCAAGGACCTGCGCGGCACGGCCATGCTGGCCTACTCGCCCCACCTGCTGGTGGTCCATCCCTCGGTGAAGGCGAACAACCTCAAGGAGCTGGTGGAGCTGTCCAAGACCAGCGACCTGAACTTCGCCGTCACCGCCACGGGCAGCGCGCCGCACCTGGCCGGCGTGGAGCTGGCCCGCGCCACGGGCGCCAAGTGGGTCTACGTGCCCTACAAGGGCGGCGTGCAGTCGGTGCAGGACACGGTGGCCGGCCAGACCCAGGTGCTCATGAACGGCATGCTGGCCACCTACCCCCACGTGCAGAGCGGCAAGCTCAAGCTGCTGGGCGTGTCCAAGCGCGAGCGCATGCCGCTGATCGGCAGCGTACCCACCATCGCCGAGCAGGGCGTGCCCGGCTACGAGACCGGCACCTGGCAAGGCGTGATGCTGCCCGCGGGCACGCCGCCAGCCATCGTCAAACGCCTCGGCGAAACGCTGGTCGCCGCCATCCGCAACCCCGAGGTGCGCGCGCGCCTGGCCGGCCAGGGCGCCGAGGTGGTGACCATGTCGCCCGCCGAGGTGGACAGGTTCTTCGCCGCCGAGCGCGCCCGCTGGTCCAAGGTGGTGCAGCAGGAAAAGCTGCAGCTCGACTGA
- the kdgD gene encoding 5-dehydro-4-deoxyglucarate dehydratase: protein MTPQDLKNVMGSGLLSFPITDFDANGDFDAKSYAARLEWLAPFGASALFAAGGTGEYFSLTAGEYPAIIRTAVDTCRGKVPIIAGAGGPTRFAIECAQAAEKAGAHGILLMPHYMTEASQEGLAAHVEAVCKSVDFGVIIYNRGVSRYTPETVARLCERNPNLVGFKDGVGDIEGMASMFLAMGDRLAYLGGLPTAEVYAAAYKALGTPVYSSAVFNFIPRTAMRFYEAVKNDDQATQHQLLKDFFMPYLKIRNRSAGYAVSIIKAGARIVGHPAGPVRPPLADLQPDEVEMLAALIRKVEQA, encoded by the coding sequence ATGACTCCCCAAGACCTCAAGAACGTGATGGGCTCCGGCCTGCTGTCGTTCCCCATCACCGACTTCGATGCCAACGGCGACTTCGATGCCAAGAGCTATGCCGCGCGCCTGGAATGGCTCGCCCCCTTCGGCGCCAGCGCCCTGTTCGCCGCGGGCGGCACGGGCGAGTACTTCTCGCTCACGGCCGGCGAGTACCCCGCCATCATCCGCACCGCGGTGGACACCTGCCGGGGCAAGGTGCCCATCATCGCCGGCGCGGGCGGCCCCACGCGCTTCGCCATCGAATGCGCCCAGGCGGCGGAGAAGGCCGGCGCGCACGGTATCCTGCTCATGCCGCACTACATGACCGAGGCCAGCCAGGAAGGCCTGGCCGCGCACGTGGAGGCCGTGTGCAAGAGCGTGGACTTCGGCGTGATCATCTACAACCGCGGCGTGAGCCGCTACACGCCCGAAACCGTGGCGCGCCTGTGCGAGCGCAACCCGAACCTGGTGGGCTTCAAGGACGGCGTGGGCGACATCGAGGGCATGGCCAGCATGTTCCTCGCCATGGGCGACCGCCTGGCCTACCTGGGCGGCCTGCCCACGGCCGAGGTCTACGCCGCGGCCTACAAGGCGCTGGGCACGCCCGTGTACTCGTCGGCCGTGTTCAACTTCATCCCCAGGACGGCCATGCGCTTCTACGAGGCCGTGAAGAACGACGACCAGGCCACCCAGCACCAGCTGCTCAAGGACTTCTTCATGCCCTACCTGAAGATCCGCAACCGCAGCGCGGGCTACGCCGTGAGCATCATCAAGGCGGGCGCGCGCATCGTGGGCCACCCCGCGGGCCCGGTGCGCCCGCCGCTGGCCGACCTGCAGCCCGACGAGGTCGAGATGCTGGCCGCGCTGATCCGCAAGGTCGAGCAGGCCTGA
- a CDS encoding Bug family tripartite tricarboxylate transporter substrate binding protein: MKKILLALTASVALSAAAAWPEKSVNVIVPFPAGGSTDTIARAMAQHMGEKLGQPFVVDNRPGATGTIGATAVKRAAPDGYTLLVASLGPFVIAPHLVKNIPYDAVKDFDYISLPVQAPNVLVASPAQKARTVADVIAALKAQPGKISFASSGNGSSDHLSAELFWQQSGTSGLHIPYKGGAPAINDLLGGQVDFSFQNVNAVLPHIRAGKLHAIAVTGDRRSPVLPDVPTLAEAGVKGAEIYSWQGLAAPRGLPAEVKKKLADAAIQAISEPALKKRLTEQGMEIVANTPEEFAAFQAREYARWKTLIEARRITAD, translated from the coding sequence ATGAAGAAGATCCTCCTGGCCCTCACGGCCAGCGTGGCCCTGTCCGCCGCGGCCGCGTGGCCCGAGAAGAGCGTGAACGTCATCGTGCCCTTCCCGGCGGGCGGCTCCACCGACACCATCGCCCGCGCCATGGCGCAGCACATGGGCGAAAAACTCGGCCAGCCCTTCGTGGTGGACAACCGCCCCGGCGCCACGGGCACCATAGGCGCCACCGCGGTCAAGCGCGCCGCGCCCGACGGCTATACGCTGCTGGTGGCATCGCTCGGCCCCTTCGTGATCGCGCCGCACCTGGTGAAGAACATCCCGTACGACGCGGTGAAGGACTTCGACTACATCAGCCTGCCCGTGCAGGCGCCGAACGTGCTCGTGGCCTCGCCCGCGCAGAAGGCGCGCACCGTGGCCGATGTGATCGCCGCGCTCAAGGCCCAGCCCGGCAAGATCAGCTTCGCCAGCTCGGGCAACGGCTCGTCGGACCACCTTTCGGCCGAGCTGTTCTGGCAGCAGAGCGGCACCTCGGGCCTGCACATCCCCTACAAGGGCGGCGCGCCGGCCATCAACGACCTGCTGGGCGGCCAGGTGGACTTCTCGTTCCAGAACGTGAACGCCGTGCTGCCGCACATCCGCGCCGGCAAGCTGCATGCCATCGCCGTCACCGGCGACCGGCGCTCGCCCGTGCTGCCCGACGTGCCCACGCTGGCCGAGGCCGGCGTGAAGGGCGCCGAGATCTATTCCTGGCAGGGCCTGGCCGCCCCCAGGGGCCTGCCCGCCGAGGTGAAGAAGAAGCTGGCCGACGCCGCCATCCAGGCCATCAGCGAGCCGGCGCTGAAGAAGCGCCTGACCGAGCAGGGCATGGAGATCGTGGCCAACACGCCCGAGGAGTTCGCGGCCTTCCAGGCGCGCGAGTACGCGCGCTGGAAGACGCTGATCGAGGCCCGCAGGATCACGGCGGACTGA
- a CDS encoding 2-hydroxyacid dehydrogenase, giving the protein MTQRPPRILQYGRMPLPALDRELAERYDVAVLSEQADPARFLAGHGATFDCVVTSAAMGLPAHVVDALPHLRYVSSFGVGFDALDRQALLRRGARVGYTPGVLDDCVADMAFALLLDAARGLSAADRFVRRGGWSRQRFGIHTRASGKRLGIFGMGRIGSAVARRAAGFDMQVAYHNRRPVEGSPHRYLPSLLELARWADFLVVTTAGGEGTRHLVNAEVLDALGPQGFLVNVARGSVVHEAALAAALQGGRIAGAGLDVFEDEPRPLPALLALDNVVLAPHIASGTHETRRAMADLVLANLAHCLATGRPVAEVPWSAEAAAGRQAQAA; this is encoded by the coding sequence ATGACGCAACGCCCTCCCCGCATCCTCCAGTACGGCCGGATGCCCCTGCCCGCGCTCGACCGTGAACTGGCCGAGCGCTACGACGTGGCCGTGCTCAGCGAGCAGGCCGACCCCGCCCGCTTCCTCGCCGGGCACGGCGCCACGTTCGACTGCGTGGTCACCTCCGCCGCCATGGGCCTGCCCGCCCACGTGGTCGATGCCCTGCCCCACCTCAGGTACGTGAGCAGCTTCGGTGTGGGTTTCGACGCGCTGGACCGGCAGGCGCTGCTGCGCCGCGGCGCGCGCGTGGGCTACACCCCCGGCGTGCTCGACGACTGCGTGGCCGACATGGCCTTCGCCCTGCTGCTCGACGCGGCGCGCGGCCTGTCCGCGGCCGACCGCTTCGTGCGCCGCGGCGGCTGGAGCCGCCAGCGTTTCGGCATACATACACGCGCCAGCGGCAAGCGCCTGGGCATCTTCGGCATGGGCCGCATCGGCAGCGCCGTGGCGCGGCGCGCAGCCGGCTTCGACATGCAGGTGGCCTACCACAACCGGCGCCCGGTCGAGGGCTCGCCCCACCGGTACCTGCCCTCGCTGCTGGAGCTGGCGCGCTGGGCGGACTTCCTGGTCGTCACCACCGCCGGCGGCGAGGGCACGCGCCACCTGGTGAATGCCGAGGTGCTCGACGCGCTGGGCCCGCAGGGCTTCCTGGTCAACGTGGCGCGCGGCAGCGTGGTTCATGAAGCCGCGCTGGCGGCCGCGCTGCAGGGCGGACGCATCGCCGGCGCGGGCCTGGACGTGTTCGAGGACGAGCCCCGCCCCCTGCCCGCGCTGCTGGCGCTGGACAACGTGGTGCTGGCGCCGCACATCGCCAGTGGCACGCACGAGACCCGGCGCGCCATGGCCGACCTGGTGCTGGCGAACCTCGCGCACTGCCTCGCCACCGGCCGCCCCGTGGCCGAGGTGCCCTGGTCCGCCGAGGCCGCCGCTGGCCGGCAGGCGCAGGCCGCCTGA